From one Alicyclobacillus acidocaldarius subsp. acidocaldarius Tc-4-1 genomic stretch:
- a CDS encoding acetaldehyde dehydrogenase (acetylating), whose product MRKLQAAIVGSGNIGTDLMIKLLRSPWLEPRWMIGIDPESNGLRCAAKLGLETSAEGLKAVLDRGARPDVVFDATSAKAHVRHAKLLREAGIQAIDLTPAARGPYVIAAVNLKEHLDSPNVNMVTCGGQATVPMVYAVSRIVPVRYAEIVATIASKSAGPGTRQNIDEFTQTTARALETIGGAKRGKAIIILNPAEPPILMRDTVYCMIEDASKPVVDRVIESIHDMVRHVQTYVPGYRLNRDPIVMDNVVSISLEVEGLGDYLPVYAGNLDIMTAAAVKFGEEYAKHRLAAEGVEIAQ is encoded by the coding sequence ATGCGGAAATTGCAGGCCGCCATTGTGGGATCGGGCAATATTGGGACCGATCTGATGATCAAGTTGCTGCGAAGCCCGTGGTTGGAGCCGCGCTGGATGATCGGGATCGACCCGGAGTCGAACGGGCTGCGCTGCGCCGCGAAGCTCGGACTTGAGACGTCCGCTGAAGGGCTCAAGGCCGTGCTCGATCGCGGCGCGAGGCCGGACGTGGTGTTTGATGCCACCAGTGCGAAGGCCCACGTGCGCCACGCGAAGCTGTTGCGCGAAGCGGGCATTCAGGCGATCGATCTCACGCCAGCAGCGCGCGGGCCATACGTGATCGCGGCAGTCAACCTCAAGGAGCACCTCGATTCGCCAAACGTGAACATGGTGACGTGCGGGGGCCAGGCCACGGTGCCGATGGTGTACGCGGTGAGCCGGATCGTGCCAGTGCGATACGCCGAGATTGTGGCGACCATCGCGAGCAAGAGTGCAGGCCCGGGGACGAGGCAGAACATCGATGAGTTCACGCAGACCACCGCGCGAGCGCTTGAAACCATCGGCGGGGCGAAGAGGGGAAAGGCCATCATCATCCTGAACCCCGCCGAGCCACCGATTCTCATGCGAGACACGGTGTACTGCATGATCGAGGACGCGTCCAAGCCCGTGGTGGACCGCGTGATCGAGTCGATCCACGACATGGTCCGCCATGTGCAGACCTACGTGCCCGGATATCGACTGAACCGCGATCCCATCGTGATGGACAACGTGGTCAGCATCTCGCTCGAGGTGGAGGGACTGGGGGATTACCTCCCGGTCTACGCCGGGAACCTGGACATCATGACGGCAGCGGCGGTCAAGTTTGGAGAAGAGTATGCGAAGCACAGGCTGGCGGCGGAGGGAGTGGAGATCGCGCAATGA
- the larC gene encoding nickel insertion protein, whose protein sequence is MDRLALVVDGYRGASAAALCACLYDDRDRWLASDAASTGLNVRLTLRTCGTPRPESTRAAGWEGAIPEWVRAGDVVARLSAAGDTSRRAAEILSTAFRYLGLDADDRAQGRDVAWLVACAAWFASRAGIPVYCARLVGRPESNRSLDNASGPMLDPGEIRLFAGVPIVLRPDGPVKGDLVALLKSVASFEPPALVFSDVRLGEDAMGLGMAVYVANRAGEDLSPGALRGLLDGRQHEPPHCVVETNIDDMNPEWATHLIPRLLDVGADDAYLTPVHMKKGRLGFVLSVLCAKERLAAVERVIFRETTSIGLRYHEVRKRALAREFVTVETPYGPVRVKVAYHDGMVVNRAPEYEEARRAAEAAGVSVKEVYEAVYRALDGSTP, encoded by the coding sequence GTGGATAGGCTCGCACTGGTGGTGGACGGCTATCGCGGCGCAAGCGCGGCGGCGCTCTGCGCTTGTCTCTATGACGATCGCGACCGTTGGCTCGCGAGTGACGCGGCGAGCACAGGCCTGAACGTGCGTCTGACGTTGCGCACGTGTGGGACGCCTCGGCCCGAATCCACCCGCGCGGCGGGATGGGAAGGCGCGATACCCGAGTGGGTTCGTGCCGGTGATGTCGTGGCCAGGCTTTCCGCAGCCGGCGACACGAGCCGCCGGGCGGCAGAGATCCTGTCCACAGCGTTTCGGTACCTCGGGCTTGACGCCGATGACCGGGCTCAAGGTCGGGACGTGGCCTGGCTCGTGGCCTGCGCCGCTTGGTTCGCGTCACGCGCGGGCATCCCCGTGTACTGCGCTCGCCTCGTCGGCCGTCCGGAGTCGAACCGATCGCTCGACAACGCGAGTGGCCCCATGCTCGATCCCGGCGAGATTCGGTTGTTCGCGGGGGTACCCATCGTGCTCCGACCAGATGGCCCGGTCAAAGGCGATCTCGTCGCGCTTCTCAAGTCAGTGGCGTCGTTCGAACCGCCCGCGCTCGTGTTCTCGGACGTGAGGCTTGGCGAGGACGCGATGGGCCTCGGCATGGCGGTGTATGTCGCGAATCGGGCGGGCGAAGACCTTTCGCCCGGCGCCTTGCGCGGTCTGCTCGACGGGCGGCAGCATGAACCTCCTCATTGCGTCGTGGAGACGAACATCGACGACATGAACCCCGAATGGGCGACCCACCTCATTCCCCGTCTTCTGGACGTGGGCGCAGATGACGCGTATCTCACGCCCGTGCACATGAAGAAAGGGCGCCTCGGCTTCGTGCTCAGCGTGTTGTGTGCCAAGGAGCGACTGGCCGCCGTCGAGCGGGTGATCTTCCGAGAAACCACATCCATCGGCCTCCGCTACCACGAGGTGCGGAAGCGGGCGCTCGCTCGCGAGTTCGTCACCGTGGAGACCCCGTATGGACCCGTTCGGGTGAAGGTGGCGTACCACGACGGGATGGTCGTGAACCGGGCGCCGGAGTATGAGGAGGCGCGCCGTGCCGCGGAGGCGGCCGGGGTATCGGTGAAAGAGGTGTACGAAGCGGTCTACCGAGCGCTTGACGGATCGACACCGTAA
- the dmpG gene encoding 4-hydroxy-2-oxovalerate aldolase, whose product MTAIRITDVTLRDGMHAVRHQFSLEDARAIAKALDATGVDIVEASHGDGLGGSSIQYGFAKEDEEAYLRAVCEAAPNTKVAALLLPGIGTVDDMKRAIDCGIRVIRIATHSTEADISEEHMQEARKLGLEVVGFLMLSHMTHTTVLVEEAKKMASYGAHCVYIVDSAGAMLMDEVTEKVSALRESLPPEVEVGFHAHNNLGVSVANSIAAVRAGAVRIDASLAGLGAGAGNTPLEVLVAACEKLGIDTGVDLYRAMDAAEDVVRPRMLRPVIPDRDSLTLGYAGVYSSFLLHADRAAKRFGVDARDILVELGKRKVVGGQEDMIVDVALQLAQTLARQTEGVEST is encoded by the coding sequence ATGACGGCGATTCGGATCACGGATGTCACGCTGCGGGACGGCATGCACGCCGTTCGGCACCAGTTCAGCTTGGAAGACGCCAGAGCCATTGCGAAGGCCCTGGACGCAACGGGTGTCGACATTGTCGAGGCCTCTCACGGCGACGGCCTCGGCGGCAGCTCGATTCAATATGGATTTGCGAAGGAGGACGAAGAGGCATACCTGCGCGCCGTCTGCGAAGCGGCGCCGAACACCAAGGTTGCGGCGCTGCTGTTGCCTGGCATCGGCACGGTAGACGACATGAAACGCGCGATCGACTGTGGGATTCGCGTCATTCGCATCGCGACGCATTCCACGGAGGCGGACATTTCTGAGGAGCACATGCAGGAGGCGCGCAAACTGGGCCTCGAGGTCGTGGGGTTCCTGATGCTCTCGCACATGACGCACACAACTGTACTGGTGGAGGAAGCCAAGAAGATGGCCTCGTATGGCGCCCACTGCGTCTACATCGTCGACTCCGCGGGAGCGATGCTGATGGATGAGGTGACAGAGAAGGTCTCCGCATTGCGCGAGTCGTTGCCGCCTGAGGTGGAAGTCGGGTTTCACGCCCACAACAACCTCGGCGTGTCTGTCGCCAATTCGATCGCAGCGGTGCGCGCGGGTGCGGTGAGGATCGACGCCAGTCTCGCGGGATTAGGGGCGGGGGCCGGCAATACGCCGCTTGAGGTGTTGGTCGCCGCGTGTGAGAAACTCGGCATCGACACGGGCGTCGACCTGTACCGGGCGATGGATGCGGCAGAAGACGTCGTCAGGCCCAGGATGCTTCGGCCTGTGATACCCGATCGCGACAGCCTGACCCTGGGCTATGCAGGCGTCTATTCGAGCTTCTTGCTGCACGCGGACCGGGCGGCGAAGCGCTTCGGCGTGGACGCGAGGGATATCCTCGTGGAGCTCGGCAAGCGGAAGGTCGTCGGCGGGCAGGAGGACATGATCGTCGATGTGGCGCTTCAGTTGGCTCAAACCCTTGCTCGTCAGACAGAGGGAGTGGAATCGACGTGA
- a CDS encoding HoxN/HupN/NixA family nickel/cobalt transporter, translated as MIVKRTLIRLAGGIALLHAVALAMLALGAWHHPALMGLGAVAYTLGMRHAFDADHIAAIDNTVRKLRQDGVDGTSVGFFFSMGHSTVVCLMAIATAFAVRAAERSLPTLENIGGYVGTVVSAGFLFIIGLVNLVILLQLVRHWRGHRLGSPSPAEVEQLLQSRGFIYRMTGRLFRLVRRSSDIYPIGFLFGLGFDTASEIALLAISAGAAKSALPAVGILALPLLFASGMSLFDTADGAWMCSAYGVALASPVRRLSYNVLTTGLSVFVALSIGALEAAQVLTQSVGWTRGFWGWLQNLDLGPIGMAIVAIFVALFVTSYVIWARIPPSAGQET; from the coding sequence GTGATCGTGAAGCGAACGCTCATTCGCCTTGCGGGCGGGATCGCCCTGCTGCACGCGGTGGCGCTCGCGATGCTTGCCCTCGGTGCATGGCACCATCCGGCTCTTATGGGTCTCGGTGCGGTGGCGTACACGCTCGGGATGCGCCACGCGTTTGATGCGGATCACATCGCCGCTATCGATAACACGGTTCGCAAGCTTCGTCAAGATGGGGTGGACGGGACCAGCGTCGGCTTTTTCTTCTCGATGGGGCACTCCACCGTCGTGTGCCTGATGGCGATCGCGACGGCATTCGCGGTGCGTGCGGCGGAACGGAGCTTGCCCACGCTCGAGAACATCGGCGGCTACGTGGGGACCGTGGTGTCTGCCGGGTTTCTATTCATCATTGGGCTCGTGAACCTGGTCATCCTGCTGCAACTCGTTCGCCATTGGCGTGGGCATCGGCTCGGCAGTCCATCTCCCGCAGAAGTGGAACAGTTGTTGCAGTCGCGAGGGTTCATCTACCGGATGACGGGACGTCTCTTTCGGCTGGTTCGGAGGAGTTCCGACATCTATCCCATCGGCTTCCTCTTTGGACTGGGTTTCGACACCGCGAGCGAGATCGCATTGCTCGCCATTTCTGCGGGGGCGGCCAAATCGGCCTTGCCCGCGGTCGGGATCCTGGCTTTGCCGCTGCTCTTTGCGAGTGGCATGAGTCTGTTCGACACCGCCGACGGGGCGTGGATGTGCAGTGCCTATGGGGTGGCGCTCGCATCTCCCGTGCGTCGTCTATCGTACAATGTCCTCACAACCGGCCTGTCCGTCTTCGTGGCGCTGAGCATCGGCGCGTTGGAGGCAGCGCAGGTCCTGACGCAATCCGTCGGATGGACCCGCGGTTTCTGGGGATGGTTGCAGAATCTCGATCTCGGCCCGATTGGGATGGCGATTGTGGCGATCTTTGTCGCCTTGTTCGTGACAAGCTACGTGATTTGGGCGCGTATCCCGCCGTCTGCTGGCCAAGAGACCTGA
- a CDS encoding TetR/AcrR family transcriptional regulator, producing MPRPSQKDQILAAARRLFSEKGYHGTTIREIAVEAGVLSGSLYAHIESKEDLLFEIADEGAEAFLLAARSVESKWRDPVDRLREGLRAHIRVVADKQESAKVFFHEWRALSDDRREVIQAKRDRYEAHWRKWIEEGMRDGSVRRADPKFVRLCLLSVANWVYQWYRPGGELTPEDIADHFWTLLFNGIGAEQDAACELLGEV from the coding sequence ATGCCGAGGCCGAGTCAGAAAGACCAAATTCTCGCCGCGGCGAGAAGGCTATTCAGCGAAAAAGGGTATCATGGCACGACGATTCGCGAAATCGCGGTCGAGGCCGGGGTGCTTTCCGGCAGCCTGTACGCTCACATCGAATCCAAAGAAGACTTACTATTCGAAATTGCCGACGAAGGTGCGGAGGCGTTTCTTCTCGCTGCCCGATCCGTGGAGTCCAAGTGGCGGGATCCGGTCGACCGCCTGCGCGAGGGGCTGCGCGCGCATATCCGCGTGGTGGCCGACAAACAGGAGTCCGCGAAGGTGTTCTTTCACGAGTGGCGAGCTCTCTCCGATGACCGGCGTGAGGTGATTCAGGCCAAGCGGGATCGGTACGAGGCCCATTGGCGCAAGTGGATCGAAGAGGGCATGCGAGACGGATCGGTGCGCAGAGCGGATCCGAAGTTCGTGCGGCTGTGCCTGCTTTCCGTCGCGAACTGGGTATATCAGTGGTATCGGCCGGGAGGCGAGCTGACCCCGGAAGACATCGCGGATCATTTCTGGACCCTTTTGTTCAACGGGATCGGCGCGGAGCAGGACGCGGCATGCGAATTGCTGGGCGAGGTTTGA
- a CDS encoding L-lactate permease, translated as MSTLIALVPIAAIAVLLLAFRMPSHLASVAVWALTATLCVLPTPFHTDWGRCADAAVYALMSALPIMIVLAFGALLYQLLSLTGAIAALAHRVASSFADEVVSALFISAALGTGFEWASGFGLGIVMVAPLYRLLGRSPAQIVQLSLLTQFWIPWGAYGASSMATSELTGMPLHDLASDSAIVGWPLAFVYLCLIAVIAGGWKGLRARWVIVLASAAVMGIVTWGVSRWLEPTTAGGCAAVALGTLLWWYARGWRSDERSRNAGRAPGLSMWRVMSPYALVVFYLAAVNGIPGLHRRLAEWMTWSVSNHATRVSFLLSPGIALLLACLLAVGLLGPSGQRRHLCLQAVGNTSRQVWRTLVATVAFMETSSWMAESGMFHVLGLDLARPGVIAVLVASPVLAALGGFMAGTSTASNAMLAPLQVQMAHVTHLPIAIFAVAQNVASAQAAYIAPSRIAFATSFVNEQGREGRYMRRLAPWSLLAVGWVAVADLLMWVSHL; from the coding sequence ATGTCCACCTTGATCGCCCTTGTACCCATCGCGGCCATCGCGGTTCTGCTTCTCGCGTTCCGGATGCCGAGCCACCTGGCCTCCGTCGCCGTTTGGGCGCTGACCGCGACGTTGTGCGTGTTGCCCACGCCATTTCACACGGACTGGGGACGGTGTGCGGATGCCGCGGTATACGCTTTGATGTCGGCGCTGCCCATCATGATCGTGCTTGCGTTCGGCGCTCTGCTCTATCAGTTGCTTTCGCTCACGGGCGCAATCGCCGCGCTGGCGCACAGGGTGGCATCCTCGTTTGCAGATGAGGTGGTGAGCGCTCTCTTCATCTCGGCGGCACTCGGCACGGGATTCGAGTGGGCGAGCGGGTTTGGTTTGGGAATCGTGATGGTGGCCCCGCTTTATCGGCTGCTCGGGCGGTCACCGGCGCAAATCGTGCAACTTTCGCTGCTCACGCAGTTTTGGATCCCGTGGGGCGCTTATGGGGCGAGCTCCATGGCCACGAGCGAGCTCACCGGCATGCCTTTGCACGACCTCGCGAGTGACAGCGCGATCGTGGGCTGGCCCCTCGCGTTCGTGTATCTGTGCCTCATCGCCGTGATCGCGGGTGGATGGAAGGGCCTCAGGGCGCGCTGGGTGATTGTCTTGGCGAGCGCCGCCGTGATGGGGATCGTCACGTGGGGCGTGAGCCGATGGCTCGAGCCGACGACGGCCGGGGGATGTGCGGCCGTTGCGCTGGGCACGTTGCTCTGGTGGTATGCGCGCGGATGGCGGTCGGATGAAAGGAGCAGGAACGCGGGCAGGGCGCCAGGGTTGAGCATGTGGCGGGTCATGTCGCCCTACGCCCTGGTGGTGTTCTATCTCGCTGCCGTCAACGGGATTCCGGGATTGCATCGGCGGTTGGCCGAGTGGATGACGTGGTCCGTATCGAATCACGCAACGCGCGTGTCATTTCTCCTGAGCCCCGGCATCGCGCTGCTGCTCGCTTGCCTTCTGGCGGTCGGACTCCTTGGGCCGAGCGGCCAGCGACGGCACCTGTGCCTTCAAGCCGTGGGCAACACGTCTCGCCAGGTGTGGAGGACGCTCGTCGCGACGGTCGCGTTCATGGAGACCTCGTCCTGGATGGCGGAGAGCGGCATGTTCCACGTGCTCGGATTGGACCTGGCGCGACCCGGCGTGATCGCCGTACTCGTGGCCTCTCCCGTCTTGGCGGCTCTCGGCGGATTTATGGCCGGTACGAGCACCGCGTCGAATGCCATGCTGGCCCCGTTGCAGGTTCAGATGGCACACGTCACACACCTTCCGATTGCCATCTTTGCTGTCGCGCAGAACGTGGCATCGGCTCAGGCTGCGTACATCGCACCGTCGCGGATTGCGTTTGCCACGAGCTTCGTCAACGAGCAGGGGAGGGAAGGGCGGTACATGCGCCGGTTGGCGCCGTGGAGCCTGTTGGCTGTGGGCTGGGTGGCCGTCGCTGACCTATTGATGTGGGTATCTCATCTGTGA